The Microlunatus antarcticus genome window below encodes:
- a CDS encoding protein phosphatase 2C domain-containing protein, with the protein MTENTCPACGAGVEPGQAFCESCGAALSGPAQAAPADPTLTAVEQDAPIELTRATSTTASATADALVPAARCLSCGSEVGEDGYCTVCGTKAPIPRDHYVEQPASWVAAVCDRGVKHHRNEDATAVAADPEPGSRAVLVVCDGVSTSTDSDIASLAAARRARDVLVALQPTGLPNPASRAGAIAGAMVSAVAQANDAVLAATPEGGPDAAACTFAAAVVEGDLVVFGNVGDSRVYWLPDAGGTGMGAAPAELSLDDSMAQARIAMGVDRVTAENGPQAHAITKWLGRDAPDVVPRTGSVILGHPGWVLVCSDGLWNYCSEADQLGELVTTLSGETTSPLELGEALVRWANEQGGRDNVSVALARH; encoded by the coding sequence ATGACCGAGAACACCTGCCCGGCCTGCGGGGCGGGCGTCGAGCCCGGCCAGGCCTTCTGCGAGTCCTGCGGCGCCGCGCTCTCCGGCCCCGCCCAGGCCGCCCCCGCCGACCCGACCCTGACCGCGGTCGAGCAGGACGCCCCGATCGAGCTCACCCGCGCGACGTCGACCACCGCGTCGGCGACCGCCGACGCGCTCGTGCCCGCCGCGCGGTGCCTGTCCTGCGGCAGCGAGGTCGGCGAGGACGGCTACTGCACGGTGTGCGGGACCAAGGCCCCGATCCCGCGCGACCACTACGTCGAGCAGCCGGCGAGCTGGGTCGCCGCGGTGTGCGACCGGGGCGTGAAGCACCACCGCAACGAGGACGCCACGGCCGTCGCCGCCGACCCGGAGCCGGGGTCGCGCGCCGTGCTGGTCGTCTGCGACGGCGTCTCCACCTCCACCGACTCCGACATCGCCTCGCTGGCCGCCGCGCGGCGGGCCCGCGACGTGCTCGTCGCGCTCCAGCCGACCGGCCTGCCCAACCCCGCCAGCCGCGCGGGGGCGATCGCGGGCGCCATGGTCAGCGCGGTCGCGCAGGCCAACGACGCCGTCCTCGCGGCGACCCCCGAGGGCGGGCCGGACGCCGCCGCCTGCACCTTCGCCGCCGCCGTCGTCGAGGGCGACCTCGTGGTCTTCGGCAACGTCGGCGACAGCCGGGTCTACTGGCTGCCCGACGCCGGCGGCACCGGGATGGGCGCGGCGCCGGCCGAGCTGAGCCTGGACGACTCGATGGCCCAGGCCCGCATCGCCATGGGCGTGGACCGCGTCACCGCCGAGAACGGCCCGCAGGCCCACGCCATCACCAAGTGGCTCGGGCGCGACGCGCCGGACGTCGTCCCCCGCACCGGGTCTGTCATCCTCGGCCACCCCGGCTGGGTCCTCGTCTGCTCCGACGGGCTGTGGAACTACTGCTCCGAGGCCGACCAGCTGGGCGAGCTCGTGACGACCCTCTCCGGCGAGACCACCTCACCGCTCGAGCTCGGCGAGGCGCTCGTCCGCTGGGCCAACGAGCAGGGCGGGCGCGACAACGTCTCGGTCGCCCTCGCCCGGCACTGA
- a CDS encoding NAD(P)-dependent oxidoreductase: MSRITVLGGTGYAGSAVVAEAAGRGHDVTAFSRTLPAQQVPGVTYVQGDATDEGAIASVVSGADVVVAALAPRGPLTSSFRDVYRTVARLADVEGARLFVVGGFSSLRPAPGAPRFVEDLSEVPAALHGEILAGAALITEDLPAASETLDWVFVSPAQLFGSFAPGERRGVYRLGDDVAVSPTDGGAISATDYALGLVDLVEQDDHHRAHVNLGY; this comes from the coding sequence ATGTCCCGCATCACCGTCCTCGGCGGCACCGGCTACGCCGGGTCGGCCGTCGTCGCCGAGGCCGCCGGCCGCGGCCACGACGTCACCGCGTTCAGCCGGACGCTCCCCGCGCAGCAGGTCCCCGGCGTGACGTACGTCCAGGGCGACGCCACGGACGAGGGCGCGATCGCCTCGGTCGTCTCCGGCGCCGACGTCGTGGTGGCCGCGCTCGCCCCCCGGGGTCCGCTGACGAGCTCCTTCCGCGACGTCTACCGCACCGTCGCCCGCCTCGCGGACGTCGAGGGAGCCCGGCTCTTCGTCGTCGGCGGCTTCTCCTCGCTCCGCCCGGCACCGGGAGCGCCGCGCTTCGTCGAGGACCTCAGCGAGGTCCCCGCCGCGCTCCACGGCGAGATCCTCGCGGGTGCGGCCCTGATCACCGAGGACCTCCCCGCGGCGTCCGAGACGCTCGACTGGGTCTTCGTCAGCCCGGCCCAGCTGTTCGGCTCGTTCGCCCCCGGCGAGCGGCGGGGCGTCTACCGCCTCGGCGACGACGTCGCCGTCTCGCCCACCGACGGCGGGGCGATCTCCGCCACCGACTACGCGCTCGGGCTGGTGGACCTGGTCGAGCAGGACGACCACCACCGGGCCCACGTCAACCTGGGGTACTGA
- a CDS encoding DUF3107 domain-containing protein — translation MEIKVGIQYVNREVVVDTDESAASVEKSFSDAVENGSVLTLTDNRGRRVMIPGEKIAYLELGEENARKVGFGSL, via the coding sequence GTGGAGATCAAGGTCGGCATCCAGTACGTGAACCGCGAGGTCGTCGTCGACACCGACGAGAGCGCCGCCAGCGTCGAGAAGTCCTTCTCCGACGCCGTCGAGAACGGCTCGGTGCTCACCCTCACCGACAACCGCGGCCGTCGGGTCATGATCCCGGGCGAGAAGATCGCCTACCTCGAGCTCGGCGAGGAGAACGCCCGCAAGGTCGGTTTCGGCAGCCTCTAG
- a CDS encoding serine/threonine-protein kinase: MTATAVGPACTQPGCTGTIVDGWCDVCGSPGTAAAAPAPAPRSTVGPPPAVASGRCTQPGCTGTVVDGYCDVCGTPAGTPAAETPLAPQPGGAGSTVTRGSSRLGSTALGSSRLNGGASRATRRVGSGSQRLRAARLGAGLTRVPPAPVVDAANAVLVDASVPENKRSCARCGKPVGRSRDGRPGRPEGFCASCGAPYSFTPKLKAGDLVAGQYAVAGALAHGGLGWIYLARDKNVSDRWVVLKGLLNSGDPDALAAAIAEQQFLAAVEHPLIVEIYNFVTHEGAGYIVMEYVGGVSLKQILKERMRANHGVFDPLPVDQALAYILEVLPAFTYLHDLGLVYCDFKPDNLIQVGDAVKLIDLGGVRRIDDDDSAIYGTVGYQAPEVAQLGPSVASDIYTIGRTLTVLMTEFRGYQTTYVASLPPVADTPVLASHDSLHRLLLKACAPDPADRFSSADELRVQLLGVLREVVAAHTPGTALTSAASVLFEAPAITGGLLEARDLPSLRVDTTDPQHAWLSNVSAEDPADRLTFLQTAPALSPEVLLAQARAALELQRPDLVAQAVDQMLRADPWEWRAVWMSGLAALEAGDFGAAQSAFNAVYGQVPGELAPKLALALACERGGEPDVAEGLYTTCAGTDANYVAAGAFGLARLRSARGDVPGAVAALDLVPSTSRAFSDSRRLRAVALAGPAADLPQLAQALGSLEGVRLDPHERGLLTAGILERALARAQSAAPLGTPGPPAQALTVGRYAAQPDALRDGLEATYRELARSEDDEARSHAWVDRANAVRRWTLR; this comes from the coding sequence GTGACCGCGACCGCCGTCGGACCCGCGTGCACGCAGCCCGGCTGCACCGGCACCATCGTCGACGGCTGGTGCGACGTGTGCGGCAGCCCCGGCACCGCCGCGGCCGCCCCGGCGCCCGCGCCCCGGAGCACGGTCGGACCGCCGCCCGCCGTGGCGTCGGGCCGCTGCACCCAGCCGGGCTGCACCGGGACGGTCGTCGACGGCTACTGCGACGTCTGCGGGACCCCCGCCGGGACGCCCGCCGCCGAGACACCGCTCGCCCCGCAGCCGGGCGGGGCCGGGTCGACCGTGACGCGCGGCTCCAGCCGGCTGGGGTCCACGGCCCTCGGCTCCTCACGGCTGAACGGTGGTGCCTCGCGGGCCACCCGCCGGGTCGGCAGCGGGTCGCAGCGGCTGCGCGCCGCCCGCCTCGGCGCGGGCCTGACCCGTGTCCCGCCCGCCCCCGTCGTCGACGCCGCGAACGCGGTCCTCGTCGACGCGTCCGTGCCCGAGAACAAGCGGTCCTGCGCCCGCTGCGGCAAGCCGGTCGGCCGCAGCCGCGACGGGCGGCCCGGCCGGCCCGAGGGCTTCTGCGCGAGCTGCGGCGCGCCGTACTCCTTCACCCCCAAGCTCAAGGCCGGCGACCTGGTCGCGGGGCAGTACGCCGTCGCCGGCGCCCTCGCGCACGGCGGACTCGGCTGGATCTACCTGGCGCGCGACAAGAACGTCTCCGACCGCTGGGTGGTGCTCAAGGGCCTGCTGAACTCGGGCGACCCGGACGCCCTGGCGGCGGCGATCGCGGAGCAGCAGTTCCTCGCGGCGGTGGAGCACCCGCTGATCGTCGAGATCTACAACTTCGTGACGCACGAGGGTGCGGGCTACATCGTCATGGAGTACGTCGGCGGGGTCTCGCTCAAGCAGATCCTCAAGGAGCGGATGCGGGCCAACCACGGCGTCTTCGACCCGCTGCCCGTCGACCAGGCACTGGCGTACATCCTCGAGGTGCTGCCCGCCTTCACCTACCTGCACGACCTCGGGCTGGTCTACTGCGACTTCAAGCCCGACAACCTCATCCAGGTCGGCGACGCGGTCAAGCTGATCGACCTGGGGGGCGTCCGCCGCATCGACGACGACGACTCCGCCATCTACGGCACGGTCGGCTACCAGGCCCCCGAGGTCGCGCAGCTCGGCCCGAGCGTCGCTTCCGACATCTACACGATCGGCCGCACCCTGACGGTGCTGATGACCGAGTTCCGCGGCTACCAGACGACGTACGTCGCCAGCCTGCCGCCGGTCGCCGACACCCCCGTCCTGGCGTCGCACGACTCGCTGCACCGGCTGCTGCTCAAGGCGTGCGCGCCCGACCCGGCCGACCGCTTCAGCTCCGCCGACGAGCTGCGGGTCCAGCTGCTCGGCGTGCTCCGCGAGGTCGTCGCCGCCCACACCCCCGGCACAGCGCTCACCTCCGCCGCCTCGGTGCTCTTCGAGGCCCCGGCGATCACGGGCGGGCTGCTCGAGGCACGCGACCTGCCGTCCCTGCGCGTCGACACCACGGACCCCCAGCACGCCTGGCTGAGCAACGTGAGCGCCGAGGACCCGGCCGACCGGCTCACGTTCCTGCAGACCGCGCCGGCGCTGAGCCCCGAGGTGCTGCTGGCCCAGGCCCGCGCCGCGCTCGAGCTGCAACGGCCCGACCTCGTCGCCCAGGCCGTCGACCAGATGCTGCGTGCCGACCCGTGGGAGTGGCGCGCAGTGTGGATGAGCGGCCTGGCGGCGCTCGAGGCGGGCGACTTCGGAGCGGCCCAGTCGGCGTTCAACGCCGTCTACGGCCAGGTGCCCGGCGAGCTCGCGCCCAAGCTGGCCCTGGCCCTGGCCTGCGAGCGCGGCGGCGAGCCGGACGTGGCCGAGGGCCTCTACACGACCTGCGCCGGCACGGACGCGAACTACGTCGCCGCCGGCGCCTTCGGGCTGGCGCGGCTCCGCAGCGCCCGCGGTGACGTGCCGGGCGCGGTCGCGGCCCTGGACCTCGTGCCGTCGACCAGCCGCGCCTTCAGCGACTCCCGCCGGCTGCGGGCGGTCGCGCTCGCCGGACCGGCGGCGGACCTGCCCCAGCTCGCGCAGGCGCTCGGCAGCCTGGAGGGCGTGCGGCTCGACCCGCACGAGCGCGGCCTGCTGACCGCCGGCATCCTCGAGCGCGCCCTGGCCCGGGCGCAGAGCGCCGCTCCGCTCGGCACCCCCGGGCCCCCGGCGCAGGCCCTCACCGTCGGGCGGTACGCCGCGCAGCCGGACGCGCTGCGCGACGGGCTCGAGGCGACCTATCGTGAGCTCGCCCGCAGCGAGGACGACGAGGCGCGCAGCCACGCCTGGGTCGACCGGGCCAACGCCGTACGAAGGTGGACCCTGCGATGA
- a CDS encoding ferritin-like fold-containing protein — translation MSDVIEPPEDARHPTVREEEVRAGTVDLLGAIAYGALTAYERLAQDGAGAPTLADKVTLATMSGRQVHHLERVRDRLAELGADLMGAMEPFHRAFDDFHAHTRPKDWLEGLMWVYVGSGFADDFYAEVAVTVDPATRALVEDVLSDTRHDDFVVEHVRAGIEADPRVAGRLALWGRRLVGEALSQAQRVAVDRVGLTALLMGAEGVDVVAVNKTFSRLVGHHAARMRRLGLQP, via the coding sequence ATGTCCGACGTCATCGAGCCGCCCGAGGATGCCCGCCACCCGACCGTGCGCGAGGAGGAGGTGCGGGCCGGCACGGTCGACCTGCTCGGGGCGATCGCGTACGGGGCCCTGACGGCGTACGAGCGGCTCGCGCAGGACGGGGCCGGGGCGCCGACCCTGGCCGACAAGGTCACCCTCGCGACGATGTCGGGCCGCCAGGTCCACCACCTCGAACGGGTCCGGGACCGGCTGGCCGAGCTGGGGGCCGACCTGATGGGGGCGATGGAGCCGTTCCACCGGGCGTTCGACGACTTCCACGCGCACACGCGCCCGAAGGACTGGCTCGAGGGGCTGATGTGGGTCTACGTCGGCAGCGGCTTCGCCGACGACTTCTACGCCGAGGTCGCGGTCACGGTCGACCCGGCGACGCGGGCCCTGGTCGAGGACGTGCTGTCCGACACCCGCCACGACGACTTCGTGGTCGAGCACGTGCGCGCCGGCATCGAGGCCGACCCACGGGTGGCCGGACGCCTCGCCCTGTGGGGACGTCGGCTCGTGGGGGAGGCGCTCAGCCAGGCGCAGCGGGTGGCCGTGGACCGGGTGGGCCTCACGGCTCTGCTCATGGGGGCGGAGGGCGTGGACGTCGTCGCGGTCAACAAGACGTTCTCGCGGCTGGTCGGCCACCACGCCGCCCGGATGCGGCGGCTCGGCCTCCAGCCCTAG
- a CDS encoding vWA domain-containing protein gives MAEFAATVYQNEFLPEGGTDVNAIVTVTCTGAGAAGRTGSGDAGEIIIVDTSGSMGRTRMEAAKLAADAALDQIADGTWFAVVAGTHQAYLAYPPVRSGPGMVVMDANHRFQAHQAVQQFRADGGTAMGQWLTLAGRLFDSVGGPGGDTLTKRHAILLTDGENHNERPDQLDAAVAAVVGRFQCDCRGVGVDWQVAEVRRIAQALLGTVDIVPEPDQLRAEFAALMQASMARGIAAADLRVWTPQGAQLLFVRQVSPSVEDLTTRRTDVNALTGAYPTGSWGDESRDYHVAVRLPAKSLGQEQLAARVQLAVGPDVVAQSLIKARWSDDEGLTTRINAEVAHYTGQTELADAIQEGLAAKASGDEATATTRLGRAVQLAEATGNAEATTRLRKVVDIDDPETGTVRLRRDVEKADEMALDTASTKTTRIRS, from the coding sequence ATGGCGGAGTTCGCCGCGACCGTCTACCAGAACGAGTTCCTGCCCGAGGGCGGCACCGACGTCAACGCGATCGTGACGGTCACGTGCACCGGGGCGGGCGCCGCCGGGCGTACGGGCTCGGGGGACGCGGGCGAGATCATCATCGTCGACACCTCCGGCTCGATGGGCCGGACGCGGATGGAGGCGGCCAAGCTCGCCGCCGACGCGGCGCTCGACCAGATCGCGGACGGGACCTGGTTCGCGGTCGTGGCCGGGACGCACCAGGCCTACCTCGCCTACCCGCCGGTCCGGTCCGGCCCGGGCATGGTCGTCATGGACGCCAACCACCGCTTCCAGGCGCACCAGGCGGTGCAGCAGTTCCGGGCCGACGGCGGCACAGCGATGGGCCAGTGGCTCACCCTGGCCGGGCGCCTCTTCGACTCGGTCGGCGGCCCGGGCGGCGACACGCTGACCAAGCGCCACGCGATCCTGCTGACCGACGGCGAGAACCACAACGAGCGCCCCGACCAGCTCGACGCGGCCGTCGCGGCGGTCGTCGGACGCTTCCAGTGCGACTGCCGCGGGGTCGGCGTGGACTGGCAGGTCGCCGAGGTGCGCCGGATCGCCCAGGCGCTGCTCGGGACCGTCGACATCGTCCCCGAGCCCGACCAGCTGCGGGCCGAGTTCGCCGCGCTGATGCAGGCCTCGATGGCACGCGGGATCGCCGCCGCGGACCTGCGGGTGTGGACGCCGCAGGGCGCCCAGCTGCTCTTCGTCCGCCAGGTGTCGCCCTCGGTCGAGGACCTGACGACGCGGCGTACGGACGTCAACGCCCTCACCGGCGCCTACCCCACGGGTTCGTGGGGCGACGAGTCCCGCGACTACCACGTGGCCGTCCGGCTCCCGGCGAAGTCGCTCGGCCAGGAGCAGCTCGCCGCCCGCGTGCAGCTGGCGGTCGGGCCGGACGTCGTCGCCCAGTCGCTGATCAAGGCGCGGTGGTCCGACGACGAGGGCCTCACCACGCGGATCAACGCCGAGGTCGCCCACTACACCGGCCAGACCGAGCTCGCCGACGCGATCCAGGAGGGCCTCGCCGCCAAGGCGTCCGGCGACGAGGCCACCGCGACGACCCGGCTGGGTCGTGCGGTGCAGCTGGCCGAGGCCACCGGCAACGCCGAGGCCACGACACGGCTGCGCAAGGTGGTCGACATCGACGACCCCGAGACCGGCACCGTACGGCTGCGCCGCGACGTCGAGAAGGCCGACGAGATGGCGCTCGACACCGCCTCCACCAAGACGACGAGGATCCGGTCGTGA
- a CDS encoding AAA family ATPase — translation MTPRSSEPDGLRSALESALARIAALREASEAIATPAPPGLNPLDLLGSPALGAVKFPGIGAGTGDLPLAPGETPAIRTSEHTPEPPPPAAAAPATPEEPAATQAPAEPKKTVEELLADLDALTGLAEVKGEIHRQVAVLRVEKMRARAGLRSATITRHLVFVGNPGTGKTTVARLVGGIYAALGLLSQGQLVEVDRSELVAGYLGQTALKTAEVVASAAGGVLFIDEAYSLAGDQYGQEAVDTLVKEMEDRRDDLVVIVAGYPGPMVGFVAQNPGLSSRFRTTLEFADYTDDELRSILASMAGGADYDLGDGCADRFTALLATTPRGPTFGNARFARNVLEAAIGRQAWRLRDVEEPTVDELRGLVPDDLGADPAPPITDDPLLGIAPDGPPAGDAGAPQTPRPSPPTDAAPSEEQPG, via the coding sequence GTGACGCCGCGCTCGTCCGAGCCAGATGGGCTGCGGTCGGCCCTGGAGTCCGCCCTGGCCCGCATCGCCGCGCTGCGCGAGGCGTCCGAGGCGATCGCCACCCCGGCCCCGCCCGGGCTCAACCCGCTGGACCTCCTCGGCTCCCCGGCGCTCGGCGCCGTCAAGTTCCCGGGGATCGGCGCGGGGACGGGTGACCTGCCGCTGGCTCCGGGAGAGACGCCGGCGATCAGGACGTCGGAGCACACCCCGGAACCTCCCCCGCCCGCCGCCGCGGCTCCCGCGACGCCCGAGGAGCCGGCGGCCACGCAGGCCCCGGCCGAGCCGAAGAAGACCGTCGAGGAGCTGCTGGCCGACCTCGACGCGCTGACCGGGCTCGCCGAGGTCAAGGGCGAGATCCACCGGCAGGTCGCCGTGCTGCGGGTGGAGAAGATGCGGGCCAGGGCCGGGCTGCGGTCGGCGACGATCACCCGTCACCTCGTGTTCGTGGGCAATCCGGGCACGGGCAAGACGACCGTCGCGCGCCTGGTCGGCGGGATCTACGCCGCTCTCGGGCTGCTCAGCCAGGGTCAGCTGGTCGAGGTCGACCGTTCGGAGCTGGTCGCGGGCTACCTCGGGCAGACCGCGCTCAAGACCGCGGAGGTCGTCGCGTCAGCGGCCGGCGGCGTGCTCTTCATCGACGAGGCGTACAGCCTGGCCGGGGACCAGTACGGCCAGGAGGCCGTCGACACCCTGGTCAAGGAGATGGAGGACCGCCGCGACGACCTGGTGGTGATCGTCGCGGGCTACCCGGGTCCGATGGTGGGCTTCGTCGCCCAGAACCCCGGCCTGTCCAGCCGGTTCCGCACGACGCTGGAGTTCGCCGACTACACCGACGACGAGCTGCGCTCGATCCTGGCCTCGATGGCGGGTGGCGCCGACTACGACCTCGGCGACGGCTGCGCGGACCGCTTCACCGCCCTGCTGGCGACCACCCCGCGCGGCCCGACCTTCGGCAACGCCCGCTTCGCCCGCAACGTGCTCGAGGCCGCCATCGGCCGGCAGGCGTGGCGGCTGCGCGACGTCGAGGAACCCACCGTCGACGAGCTCCGCGGCCTCGTCCCCGACGACCTCGGGGCGGACCCGGCACCGCCGATCACCGACGACCCTCTGCTCGGGATCGCCCCGGACGGACCTCCGGCAGGCGATGCTGGAGCCCCCCAGACCCCGCGGCCGTCACCCCCGACGGACGCCGCGCCGAGCGAGGAGCAGCCCGGATGA
- a CDS encoding glutamate ABC transporter substrate-binding protein codes for MSARPAGRSPRRGLLAGAALALCALLPACAVFGTDETPVPVPAAATAAPSGAPAAPAACDDATTSYAPSELTSSDDLPAGSTMAKIKKRGRLVAGVSADSYLLGARDPLGGQIQGFDIDFVKAMAKAILGDEKKYQLVVITAAQRIPALESGQVDLVARNMTMTCDRWKQIAFSSEYYRAGQKIMVRLGSKATSLADLADQRVCAPNGTSSMENLVRLQPKAVAVGSDSHTGCLVLFQQGQVDAITGDDTVLAGLAAQDPYAVVPEQKAFTAEPYGLGMNAKDVDLVRFVNAELARMRSDGEWTTIYDRWFSGPLGSAPAPPKAVYGRSA; via the coding sequence GTGAGCGCCCGACCGGCCGGACGGTCCCCGCGCCGCGGGCTGCTGGCCGGCGCGGCGCTGGCGCTCTGCGCACTCCTACCCGCCTGCGCGGTCTTCGGCACCGACGAGACGCCGGTCCCCGTGCCCGCCGCGGCCACCGCCGCGCCCTCGGGGGCCCCCGCCGCGCCCGCCGCCTGCGACGACGCCACCACCTCGTACGCGCCGAGCGAGCTCACGAGCAGCGACGACCTGCCGGCCGGCTCCACGATGGCGAAGATCAAGAAGCGGGGTCGGCTCGTCGCCGGGGTCTCGGCCGACAGCTACCTGCTCGGCGCGCGCGACCCGCTCGGCGGCCAGATCCAGGGCTTCGACATCGACTTCGTGAAGGCGATGGCCAAGGCGATCCTCGGCGACGAGAAGAAGTACCAGCTCGTCGTGATCACCGCCGCGCAGCGCATCCCCGCCCTGGAGTCGGGGCAGGTCGACCTCGTCGCCCGGAACATGACCATGACCTGCGACCGGTGGAAGCAGATCGCCTTCTCCTCGGAGTACTACCGGGCCGGTCAGAAGATCATGGTGCGGCTCGGGTCGAAGGCCACCTCGCTGGCCGACCTGGCGGACCAGCGCGTGTGCGCGCCCAACGGCACGTCGAGCATGGAGAACCTCGTCCGCCTGCAGCCGAAGGCCGTGGCCGTCGGGTCCGACAGCCACACCGGGTGCCTCGTGCTGTTCCAGCAGGGGCAGGTCGACGCGATCACCGGCGACGACACCGTGCTGGCCGGCCTGGCCGCCCAGGACCCGTACGCGGTGGTCCCCGAGCAGAAGGCGTTCACCGCGGAGCCGTACGGGCTGGGGATGAACGCGAAGGACGTCGACCTGGTCCGCTTCGTCAACGCCGAGCTCGCGCGGATGCGCTCCGACGGCGAGTGGACCACGATCTACGACCGCTGGTTCTCGGGCCCGCTGGGCTCCGCCCCCGCTCCGCCGAAGGCCGTCTACGGACGGTCCGCGTGA
- a CDS encoding winged helix-turn-helix transcriptional regulator: protein MVTTSATPLLPGDPYQADCPTRRILDRIGDRWTVLVIGVLDHGDARFSELRRRIAGVSQKMLTQTLRGLERDGLVRRTVYPEVPVRVVYGLTEAGRTLQEPLRALQQWSIEHLGDVSASQQAYDLRD, encoded by the coding sequence GTGGTAACCACCTCGGCGACGCCGCTGCTGCCGGGCGACCCGTACCAGGCGGACTGCCCGACCCGCCGGATCCTCGACCGCATCGGGGACCGGTGGACCGTGCTCGTGATCGGCGTCCTCGACCACGGCGACGCCCGCTTCTCCGAGCTCAGGCGACGTATCGCCGGGGTCTCGCAGAAGATGCTGACCCAGACCCTCCGCGGCCTGGAGCGCGACGGGCTCGTGCGCCGCACCGTCTATCCCGAGGTGCCCGTCCGCGTGGTGTACGGGCTCACCGAGGCCGGCCGGACCCTGCAGGAACCCCTCCGCGCGCTGCAGCAGTGGTCGATCGAGCACCTCGGCGACGTGTCGGCGTCGCAGCAGGCGTACGACCTGCGGGACTGA
- a CDS encoding FHA domain-containing protein, whose protein sequence is MNRCPNGHFTSAADYCDICGAPIDAAGDQAGAVENAPAATADPAVGATPGLEPCPNCGTPHTADALFCEGCGYDFTTGAMPRPLDPPVGADPAPPVGAQPDASVVTGEPDAAATPPPTDDSGLPDVPAPAAVARWVVEVWVDPAWYTESQSPDPLPSAGPPRTVVLTSRSALVGRPSTSRNIHPDVDCADDTGVSRRHAQLTTDGTRFWVEDLESANGTFVAASGGPLPKNPVAVGAKQELDADDRVYVGAWTRLVVRPATEDETA, encoded by the coding sequence GTGAACCGCTGCCCGAACGGCCACTTCACCAGCGCGGCCGACTACTGCGACATCTGCGGCGCGCCGATCGACGCGGCCGGGGACCAGGCCGGAGCCGTCGAGAACGCTCCCGCCGCGACCGCCGACCCGGCGGTCGGCGCGACCCCCGGCCTCGAGCCCTGCCCGAACTGCGGGACCCCGCACACCGCGGACGCCCTGTTCTGCGAGGGGTGCGGTTACGACTTCACCACCGGCGCGATGCCCCGCCCCCTCGACCCGCCCGTCGGGGCCGACCCGGCTCCTCCGGTCGGCGCCCAGCCGGACGCGTCCGTGGTGACGGGCGAGCCCGACGCCGCCGCGACGCCGCCCCCGACCGACGACTCGGGCCTGCCCGACGTCCCCGCGCCGGCCGCCGTGGCCCGCTGGGTGGTCGAGGTCTGGGTGGACCCGGCCTGGTACACCGAGTCGCAGAGCCCGGACCCGCTGCCGTCGGCCGGTCCGCCGCGCACGGTCGTGCTGACCAGCCGGTCGGCGCTGGTCGGGCGGCCCTCCACCAGTCGCAACATCCACCCCGACGTGGACTGCGCCGACGACACCGGCGTCAGCCGGCGGCACGCGCAGCTGACGACCGACGGCACCCGCTTCTGGGTGGAGGACCTCGAGTCGGCGAACGGGACGTTCGTCGCGGCGAGCGGGGGCCCGCTGCCCAAGAACCCGGTCGCCGTCGGCGCCAAGCAGGAGCTCGACGCTGACGACCGCGTGTACGTCGGCGCCTGGACCCGGCTCGTCGTCCGCCCGGCCACCGAGGACGAGACGGCATAG